A region of Bacillus cabrialesii DNA encodes the following proteins:
- the yraA gene encoding cysteine protease YraA has translation MSKKIAVLVTDQFEDIEYTSPVKAYEEAGYSVTAIDLEAGKEVTGKHGEKVKIDKAISDVDASEFDALLIPGGFSPDLLRADDRPGEFAKAFVENEKPVFAICHGPQVLIDTDLLKGKDITGYRSIRKDLINAGANYKDAEVVVSHNIVTSRTPDDLEAFNRESLNVLK, from the coding sequence ATGAGCAAAAAAATCGCAGTTCTCGTTACAGACCAATTCGAGGATATCGAATATACAAGTCCGGTAAAAGCATACGAAGAAGCTGGCTACAGTGTCACAGCTATCGATTTGGAAGCTGGCAAAGAAGTTACCGGTAAACATGGCGAGAAAGTAAAGATCGACAAAGCCATCTCTGATGTGGATGCTAGTGAATTTGATGCACTTTTAATTCCAGGGGGATTCTCTCCGGATTTGCTTCGTGCTGATGACCGTCCGGGTGAATTTGCGAAAGCATTTGTCGAAAATGAAAAACCTGTTTTCGCTATTTGCCACGGCCCGCAAGTGCTGATTGATACGGATCTTCTGAAAGGCAAAGATATCACAGGCTATCGCAGCATCCGCAAAGATTTAATCAATGCCGGGGCAAACTACAAAGATGCAGAAGTAGTCGTCAGCCACAACATTGTCACAAGCCGAACACCTGATGATTTGGAAGCATTTAACCGCGAATCATTGAATGTATTGAAATAA
- a CDS encoding NAD(P)-dependent alcohol dehydrogenase encodes MCNHHQTRVLSVSHAKAKFEQTTIERRELRPHDVLIDIKFSGICHSDIHSAFDEWGGGIFPMVPGHEIAGVVTAVGTEVTKFTVGDRVGVGCFVDSCGECEYCQSGEEQFCTKGVVQTYNSLDYDGNPTYGGYSQKIVVTDRFVVRIPDHLEMDVTSPLLCAGITTYSPLKHWNVGPGKKVAIVGVGGLGHLAIQFAHAMGAEVTVLSRSMNKKDETLELGADHYFATSDPATFTSLAGRFDVILNTVSANLDVDAYLSMLRIDGTLVNVGAPAEQDTYSVFSLIMGRRSLAGSLVGGIRETQEMLDFAAEHGIAPKIEVIRADQVDEAYERILRSDVRYRFVIDISTL; translated from the coding sequence ATGTGCAATCACCATCAAACTCGTGTATTAAGCGTATCACATGCAAAAGCCAAATTTGAGCAAACGACGATTGAGCGAAGAGAATTACGGCCGCATGATGTCTTAATCGATATTAAATTCAGCGGTATTTGCCATTCCGACATCCATAGTGCATTTGATGAATGGGGCGGGGGCATCTTCCCAATGGTGCCCGGCCATGAAATTGCCGGAGTTGTAACAGCCGTTGGAACAGAAGTGACTAAGTTTACTGTCGGGGACCGCGTTGGCGTCGGCTGTTTTGTTGACTCCTGCGGAGAATGCGAATACTGTCAGAGCGGTGAAGAACAGTTCTGCACAAAAGGTGTTGTTCAAACATATAACTCACTAGACTATGATGGAAATCCGACATATGGCGGGTACAGCCAAAAAATCGTTGTCACTGACAGATTCGTGGTTCGAATTCCAGACCATTTGGAAATGGATGTTACCAGTCCGCTATTGTGTGCAGGCATCACCACTTATTCCCCGCTGAAACACTGGAATGTCGGGCCTGGTAAAAAGGTTGCCATCGTAGGCGTGGGCGGCCTTGGACACTTGGCAATCCAATTTGCACATGCGATGGGTGCAGAGGTAACCGTGCTGAGCCGGTCCATGAATAAGAAAGACGAAACTCTGGAACTTGGGGCAGATCATTACTTTGCAACAAGTGACCCAGCTACATTCACTTCATTGGCCGGCCGTTTTGACGTCATCTTAAATACGGTATCCGCGAACCTTGATGTAGACGCCTATTTATCGATGCTTCGTATAGACGGAACACTTGTGAATGTCGGAGCACCTGCTGAACAGGACACATACAGTGTGTTTTCTTTAATCATGGGTCGCCGCAGCCTCGCAGGATCACTTGTAGGCGGAATTCGAGAAACTCAAGAGATGCTGGATTTTGCCGCTGAGCATGGCATCGCGCCTAAAATTGAAGTGATCCGCGCTGATCAAGTGGACGAAGCATACGAACGTATCCTCCGAAGCGATGTCCGTTATCGATTTGTAATTGATATTTCCACATTGTAA
- a CDS encoding carboxymuconolactone decarboxylase family protein, with the protein MAQKQTAGRDILGDFAPKFAELNDDVLFGDIWAREEELSPRDRSMITISALIVWKL; encoded by the coding sequence ATGGCACAAAAACAAACTGCCGGGCGAGATATACTAGGAGACTTCGCGCCAAAGTTTGCTGAACTTAACGATGATGTGCTGTTCGGTGACATTTGGGCAAGAGAGGAAGAACTTTCCCCGAGGGATCGAAGCATGATTACAATCTCTGCGCTAATTGTCTGGAAACTTTGA
- a CDS encoding spore coat protein — MNPIIEYLTGMNVLTDQIIAMDLLIAAKNGVRNYAMAATEAGTPEVKEVLIRHLEEALDMHEQISSYMMEKGWYHPWNTDEQVKLNLQNIETAIQLPTL; from the coding sequence ATGAATCCTATCATAGAATATCTGACTGGCATGAACGTTTTAACAGACCAAATCATTGCCATGGACTTATTGATCGCAGCAAAAAACGGCGTTAGAAACTATGCGATGGCCGCAACGGAAGCTGGAACGCCTGAGGTAAAAGAGGTCCTAATCCGGCATTTAGAGGAAGCCCTCGATATGCACGAACAAATCTCAAGCTATATGATGGAAAAGGGCTGGTACCATCCTTGGAACACAGACGAACAAGTCAAGCTGAATTTACAAAATATCGAAACGGCGATTCAATTACCAACCCTTTAA
- a CDS encoding MerR family transcriptional regulator encodes MTDFVSSRNYAQKEVVAIPYSIGEFANIIGVTTSTLRYYEKERLLTPHEMKTIYGNLPIMISAGCDFFSI; translated from the coding sequence ATGACCGATTTTGTTTCGTCAAGAAATTATGCACAAAAAGAGGTGGTTGCAATTCCTTATTCAATTGGGGAATTTGCAAACATCATCGGTGTGACAACAAGTACCCTCAGGTATTACGAAAAGGAAAGGCTCCTGACACCTCATGAAATGAAAACAATATACGGGAATTTACCGATCATGATATCGGCTGGATGCGATTTTTTCTCCATTTGA
- a CDS encoding HPr family phosphocarrier protein: MIEKQYTIIASTGFARAATLLVRTACKFRSHMFLLYEGKSVDLKNPPKSLIDVMSLGIKPGTHIKIRAEGIDEEQALQVIEDQLGRSGFTKSESS; encoded by the coding sequence ATGATTGAAAAACAGTATACCATTATTGCAAGTACAGGGTTTGCCCGTGCAGCAACTTTGTTGGTTCGAACAGCCTGCAAGTTTCGTTCTCATATGTTTCTTTTATATGAGGGGAAATCCGTTGATCTGAAAAATCCGCCCAAGTCTCTTATTGACGTGATGTCATTAGGCATTAAACCCGGCACTCACATCAAAATTAGAGCTGAAGGGATTGACGAGGAACAGGCTTTGCAAGTGATAGAAGACCAGCTGGGAAGAAGCGGGTTTACGAAGAGTGAAAGTAGTTAG
- the adhR gene encoding aldehyde stress transcriptional regulator AdhR: MNIAQAAKQFGLTAATLRYYERVGLIPPVKRKESGIRDYDEEDIKWIEFIKCMRSAGLSIEALIEYTTLFTEGDRTVEARKNILADERQRLIEKRREIDETIKRLDTKIEDYDGKLRENEAKLKSRPNTENLHG, translated from the coding sequence ATGAATATTGCGCAGGCGGCAAAGCAGTTTGGCCTGACAGCCGCAACACTCAGGTATTATGAACGTGTCGGATTGATCCCGCCGGTAAAACGTAAAGAAAGCGGCATTCGCGATTATGATGAAGAGGATATCAAATGGATTGAATTCATTAAATGCATGCGAAGTGCGGGACTCTCGATTGAAGCGTTAATTGAATATACAACGTTATTTACTGAAGGAGATCGTACGGTGGAAGCCCGCAAAAATATTCTGGCCGACGAAAGACAGCGGCTGATAGAGAAGCGGAGAGAAATTGATGAAACAATTAAAAGATTAGACACAAAAATTGAAGACTATGACGGAAAATTACGGGAGAATGAGGCTAAGCTTAAAAGCAGGCCCAATACGGAAAATCTTCACGGGTAA
- a CDS encoding GH32 C-terminal domain-containing protein, which translates to MKKRLSQAIIMFTLLFTMAFPVEAADSSYYDEDHRPQYHFTPEANWMNDPNGMVYYAGEYHLFYQHHPYGLQWGPMHWGHAVSKDLVTWKHLPVALAPDDKGTIFSGSAVVDQNNTSGFQTGKEKPLVSIYTQDREGHQVQSIAYSNDKGRTWTKYAGNPVIPNPGKKDFRDPKVFWYEKEKKWVMVLAAGDRILIYTSKNLKQWTYASEFGLGQGSHGGVWECPDLFELPVDGNPKQKKWVMQVSVGNGAVSGGSGMQYFVGDFDGTHFKNENPSNKVLWTDYGKDFYAAVSWSDIPSTDGRRLWLGWMSNWQYANDVPTSPWRSATSIPRELKLKALTEGVRVVQTPVKELDTIRGTSKKWKNLTVSPASHNVLAGLSGDAYEINAEFKAGTGSAAEFGFKVRTGKNQFTKVGYDRRNAKLFVDRSESGNVTFNPAFNTGKETAPLKPVNGKVKMRIFVDRSSVEVFGNDGQKVITDIILPDRSSKGIELYAANGGVKVKSVTIHPLKKVWGTSPFMSNLTGWTTVNGTWADTIEGKQGRSDGDSFILSSASGSDFIYESDITIKDGNGRGAGALMFRSNKDAKNGYLANVDAKHDLVKLFKFENGVASVIAEYKTPIDVNKKYHLKTEAEGDRFKIYLDDRLVIDANDSTFSEGQFGLNVWDATAVFQNVNKES; encoded by the coding sequence ATGAAAAAGAGACTTTCTCAAGCTATCATCATGTTCACCCTGCTGTTTACTATGGCATTTCCGGTTGAGGCAGCCGATTCAAGCTACTATGATGAGGATCACCGTCCTCAATATCATTTTACGCCGGAGGCTAACTGGATGAATGACCCAAACGGGATGGTATATTATGCTGGAGAATATCACTTGTTCTATCAACACCATCCATACGGGCTCCAGTGGGGGCCCATGCATTGGGGGCATGCCGTGAGCAAAGATTTGGTTACGTGGAAGCACCTTCCTGTTGCGCTGGCTCCGGATGACAAAGGCACAATCTTTTCTGGGAGCGCAGTTGTAGATCAAAATAACACAAGCGGTTTTCAAACAGGTAAAGAGAAGCCGCTTGTGTCCATTTATACACAGGACCGGGAAGGGCATCAAGTGCAAAGCATTGCCTACAGCAACGACAAAGGCAGAACGTGGACGAAATACGCAGGCAACCCTGTCATTCCAAACCCGGGGAAAAAAGATTTCCGTGATCCAAAAGTCTTTTGGTATGAGAAAGAGAAAAAGTGGGTAATGGTGCTTGCGGCCGGTGACCGAATCCTCATTTATACATCCAAAAATCTAAAGCAGTGGACGTATGCAAGTGAATTTGGACTGGGGCAAGGGAGCCATGGGGGAGTATGGGAGTGTCCGGATTTGTTTGAGCTTCCGGTAGACGGCAACCCGAAGCAAAAAAAATGGGTGATGCAGGTTAGTGTCGGAAACGGAGCGGTTTCAGGAGGGTCAGGCATGCAATATTTTGTAGGGGACTTTGATGGAACGCATTTTAAAAATGAAAATCCGTCAAACAAAGTTCTCTGGACGGATTACGGCAAAGACTTTTATGCGGCTGTATCATGGTCGGATATTCCATCTACAGACGGCCGGCGGCTATGGTTAGGATGGATGAGCAATTGGCAATATGCGAATGATGTTCCTACATCCCCATGGAGAAGTGCAACGTCTATCCCAAGAGAGTTAAAATTGAAAGCGCTTACCGAAGGCGTTAGAGTCGTGCAAACACCAGTAAAAGAGCTGGATACTATTCGCGGGACATCTAAGAAGTGGAAGAATCTGACCGTATCGCCTGCAAGTCATAATGTGTTAGCGGGGCTATCTGGAGATGCTTATGAAATAAATGCAGAATTCAAAGCGGGCACTGGTTCAGCTGCTGAGTTCGGCTTTAAGGTCCGAACAGGAAAAAATCAATTTACGAAAGTCGGCTATGACCGAAGGAACGCTAAACTGTTCGTTGACCGGAGCGAGTCGGGCAACGTCACCTTTAATCCGGCCTTTAACACCGGAAAAGAAACAGCCCCGTTAAAGCCGGTAAATGGAAAGGTTAAGATGCGCATTTTTGTTGACCGTTCCTCGGTTGAAGTATTTGGGAATGACGGGCAAAAGGTCATAACGGATATCATTCTCCCAGATCGATCAAGCAAAGGGATTGAATTATATGCTGCAAATGGTGGTGTAAAGGTAAAATCTGTAACGATACATCCTTTAAAAAAGGTATGGGGGACGTCACCTTTTATGTCCAATTTGACCGGCTGGACGACTGTAAATGGCACATGGGCCGACACAATTGAGGGGAAACAAGGGAGGTCGGACGGCGATTCCTTTATCTTGTCTTCAGCATCCGGCTCAGACTTCATTTATGAATCTGATATCACCATAAAGGATGGAAACGGAAGAGGGGCAGGAGCACTAATGTTTCGCTCTAACAAAGATGCCAAAAACGGTTATCTTGCAAACGTGGATGCGAAGCACGACCTGGTGAAACTCTTTAAATTTGAGAACGGTGTGGCTTCTGTCATTGCTGAATACAAAACGCCGATAGACGTGAATAAAAAGTATCATCTGAAAACAGAGGCCGAGGGAGATCGCTTTAAAATCTATTTAGATGATCGTCTTGTGATTGATGCGAATGATTCCACATTCTCAGAAGGTCAATTTGGCTTGAATGTGTGGGATGCGACTGCTGTCTTTCAGAATGTAAACAAGGAGTCTTAA